In Myripristis murdjan chromosome 18, fMyrMur1.1, whole genome shotgun sequence, the sequence CAGGTCGACAGGCAGATTCCTCACGTGCGCTGCCAAACCTGGTCGTGCACAGCTGCCTTTATTAGAAAGCCCCGTCCAATATCACCATTTAACAGCAAAGGTGATAGGAAGGAAGCAGGAAATAGGAGATAGGAACATCCTGTTTGTGTGCCTATCACTCCTAACAAACTTTACTGCTACTTTACTCTACTTTAAGAGCCTTGGCTGGAAATACTGGTCGGAAACCATGGCAACCTGATGGAGAAACAGGCGCTTTACTTCATGCAGATGCCCCACTGGGCCTGCTGGGTGGTGAGAGAGTGAAGGGTCACTGGATCAAAAAAATTGCCAGGTGTCATTCTGTAATCAACATGTGTTGTCAccaaatatttgtggaaaattttgaaaattttggaCGTAACTACTGACAGAGCGACTGACATGATGTCACATGGTTGCCACCTGATGAAATGCAGAAGTGAcactcctctttttcctcagtTGGTGACCCCAAGTtgagagaaaatacagaaaatttgCATGTGCTACCTGTGatcaccactagagggcagatATGAATGATAACACTTGGAGTCTGCTGCATTTAACATTatttgaatgcattttaaatattgGTTGTGTATATGTAGACCTTCTCCTCCAGTCACacacatgtttatgtgtgtgtgtgtgtgtgtgtgtgtgtgtgtgtgtgtgtgcgtgcagctgACCGTGGAGGAGGTGATGACCACCACGGCGTACCTGGATCTGTTCCTGCGCTCCATCGCAGAGCCCGCCCTGCTGCAGACCTTCCTGTCCTTCATCCTGCTGCACACGCACGACAACGTGCACATCCTCGACACGCTGGTCAGCAGGGTCAACACACCCttccaggtaacacacacacacacacacacacacacatgcatgaacccACACTATTTAAAAAAGGAGTGTAAAGCATCATTTAATCCTTGGTGTGTTCTCCAGCTGGGCACGGTGTCGCTGGCTCTGTTCAGGactctgattggtctgttctgcgAAGACGTTATGCTGCAGCTGGTGTTCAGGTCAGTCGGGGAGggtggggtcaaaggtcaaaggtgtAGCTGTCAGTCACAGAAGAATATACTGAACTGCAGACACCTGTGTTTCCATGCATTCTGTGCAAATTATAAGCATTTTGGTGCATTTCCATTATCGGCTTGTAAGTCACATCAAATGTATTTTAACTGAATCACTTGTTTCTTCAATTATAGTTATAGTAAATAAGCTTctgaaattataattttaagCTTCAGTAATCAAAACTGCACAGTGTCCTTTGAAGGGAAGACCATTTAGAGTCAGCTGACCAAAACACATGGAATTAAGCGTGCAATTTGATGGCTGAGTCACCGATAacgtgcttattccatgttttttttttttttttttatgtcagttgGCTCTAGATTTTCACAACTTCAGTCACTGCCACTTTAAATCTTAAAGTGTGTTTTAATCAAACTGAACCTGTGTTCATCAAAATAAGCTATAATCAAGAATGAATTAATCAGGGTAAGTACAGCAGTACTCTCcaaataaattcaattttaaatcaATAATTATGCATCACAGCAGCATGATTTTTTGCTCATTATATGGACTCCAGTCACTTTCGGTGTTTGGACCATCTGGCTCATACTGTGATTAAATGTTGCTCCAAGGTTCCCCCCCCCGATGCCAATAAGCAGAAGTGACCAAACTACATGTACTGAACCTTCTGGCTTGCCATAGTGATGGACaggtctgcctctgtgtgtcttcAGGTATCTGATCCCCTGCAGCCACCTGAGCAGGAGGCAGCGCTGCTCTCTGGACCAGACACACTGCCTGTCCTCCTGCGCCGCCTCCTTCCTGCTCCTCACCCCGTCCTGGTGCCCGCTgcacctcccacacacacacactgagcacatcCACTGGCCCCAAGGAGCAGGTcagtgggaaacacacacaccttcattttCTCAGATCTGTTTCAGTGTTActtatattctctctctctctctctctctctctctctctctctctctctctctctctctctctctctctctctctcactctctctctctctctctctctctctctctctctcagatcccTCGGTATCGGACAGTGTGGCTTTCTGTCGCGGTTCAGACTTTCTGATGGACGTGAACTACCTTCACTACCTCTGGGACGCCCGGCTGGCGATCTCCACCGCCCGCAGGTCTGTCCGATTCCATTTCCTGTAGATttcttgttttgaattttttttgactgaaactCCCAATAACATATATTTTGCATCAATAAACAGTACCTTTAAAGGAATGGCAAACCCACTTATTTATTAGTTCTATCGTCATCCACCAAGATGTGAGAATTCCTGAACATCTAGCCTTTGTAGGGTAATGATATTGTCTGGACACTGAAGACAAACCAGCTCTCCAGCAAAGAGGAAACATCCTGTTGGAACTGAAACTAGCAGTGCAACAACATGTTCGCTAATGTTGTCCTAACAAATGTTGCTGTAGAGCTCACCTAGTGCAATAAGAAATAAAGGCAGGTCTGGAATCGACACAGGTCCCAAATACAAGCTTGTTGCTTTTGATGAAGGTAATATCAGTGTAGTAATTCAACCATAGATTATTCATTAAATCTTACATCAATCATTCTGACTGGTTCTGTGCTCCTGCAGGGCCTGTCGGCTTTGGTCAGCTCCGTACAACGGGATCGACCCGCCGCCTGGCGAATGCCGACCAGAGACACCAGGATGCgatagagaggaagaggacgagaTGGCCGACGATATCGAACAACAAGACAAGAGCAACTCCGTCTGCTCCGTCTGTCCCAcctccaccctctcctccacctcctccatctcAGATACCGTCTCCACAGGCAACCAGGCCGGACGAGCTGGCTCGGTTCTGGAACTGGAGTGGGACGATATGTTCTTGGATGATGACGCTGCTTCGTCAACAGCTACAACGGCTGTTCTGACGAATGGCGGAGTTTGTGTGGACGTATCCGTAGGGGCTGACAGACGCCTGAACGCCGCTCTGCCAGTAcctccccttcttcctcctcaacaCATACAGGAAATGCGACGCAATGCAACCATGTTGGTGCACGGCTTGTACGTGGAGGAAACTGAATTTCAGGATGATGTTCTGGTGTATGATCTGGTCGCCCAGAAAGACGCCAAGGTAGCCATGTTGGACCGGATGGCCGCCAGCTGTCGGACTGACGGTAACATCCTGAACGGACAGCGGACATCAGCTCTGGCAACAATAGCGATGACTGGTAAGACGGTGATGGACACCATAAATAGTATCATGTcgttgaggaggaggagtgaggacGGAGCAAAGGAGGGCAGGAGGAGCAGCGAGGATCATGGGAAGGATGTGAGGAGTAGAAAGAAAGGAGCCGATGTGGACAACAATCTGACAGAAGTGCAAGGAGAGCAGAATGGAAAACAATCGCTCGCCAATGGTTTTAGCGATAAGAAGGACATCATCAGCGAATGTGATtacagcgaggaggaggaggaggaaaaaacgAACTGTGAACTGACTTCAGATGACAAGCCATGCACGCAAAACTGCAACCTGAATGTCTTAAATGCTAACAAccaccacacgcacacacaacaccaTAACACACACCGTCACGATTTACCAAATGGTCACGCTGAATTTGAGTCACATGAACCGTCTGTAACCGATAACTTCCTGCCTGTTACTGAGGCGACTAACGGCGATGACTTCCTGTCCCAGTACCGGGAGCTCATGCTGTCTTTAGGAGTGGAGCCGGACGGCGAAGAAATCACCGACATCGGCTCGTTCCGGAGGCGCATccgagcactgagggagagacaggaggaggaggggcttgGAGACAAAGTGTACTTCAACTGGCTGTGGGATGACGGTGAGGATGACGGAGAGGAGGTGGtgctggaagaggaggaggaggaggaaggagagacggggagaagcagcaggaggaaaaGCAGCAGGAAGCGTGAATTCCCGTTCACAGGTttgttttaagtaaaatttaaaacacCATAAAATGTCAACTAGCCAACTAG encodes:
- the LOC115376393 gene encoding protein FAM160A1-like is translated as MMASVVVGGNRRKSLTLRGVDPETCMIVFKNHWAQVVKILEKHEPARPACGAFSFLSGHSAGGSAPPRLGVIPADEASAVQNYVEHMLFLLMEEEAGQGGAMGPILEFVVVEGVMERLFLWSLRRQFTEDMKLEQLRMYQMLLSQARQPLLHHKPVLRPLMMLLASCAGAGTGSGGVVEAELVLLLHQLCAALVKDPSVLELFFHTSEDQGAANFLLFSLLIPYTHRQGSVGQQAREALLLIMSLSASEPRVAQHIADNTYFCPVLATGLSGLYSSLPARLQVYSEDWHFLDQADWQQVPALVHFLHSLDFCSAVTKVAHPSIRLQLLGYIYNGFLVPVLAPALHKLTVEEVMTTTAYLDLFLRSIAEPALLQTFLSFILLHTHDNVHILDTLVSRVNTPFQLGTVSLALFRTLIGLFCEDVMLQLVFRYLIPCSHLSRRQRCSLDQTHCLSSCAASFLLLTPSWCPLHLPHTHTEHIHWPQGADPSVSDSVAFCRGSDFLMDVNYLHYLWDARLAISTARRACRLWSAPYNGIDPPPGECRPETPGCDREEEDEMADDIEQQDKSNSVCSVCPTSTLSSTSSISDTVSTGNQAGRAGSVLELEWDDMFLDDDAASSTATTAVLTNGGVCVDVSVGADRRLNAALPVPPLLPPQHIQEMRRNATMLVHGLYVEETEFQDDVLVYDLVAQKDAKVAMLDRMAASCRTDGNILNGQRTSALATIAMTGKTVMDTINSIMSLRRRSEDGAKEGRRSSEDHGKDVRSRKKGADVDNNLTEVQGEQNGKQSLANGFSDKKDIISECDYSEEEEEEKTNCELTSDDKPCTQNCNLNVLNANNHHTHTQHHNTHRHDLPNGHAEFESHEPSVTDNFLPVTEATNGDDFLSQYRELMLSLGVEPDGEEITDIGSFRRRIRALRERQEEEGLGDKVYFNWLWDDGEDDGEEVVLEEEEEEEGETGRSSRRKSSRKREFPFTGPFISVLLSRLENLLENSIAVNLLVTGILAQLASYPQPLLKLFLLNTHTHYQPTVRTLYQVLVSVRAQIERYVSARPDYPALLTEAWRFLLAKDQDSKIRECLQSQDDDITVGGPLPNGSLSPPPLGATPPCPPIPPQARSRVFAIVLYAEFLKELAAIAQEHSIAPDGAAEE